A part of Ziziphus jujuba cultivar Dongzao chromosome 8, ASM3175591v1 genomic DNA contains:
- the LOC132804991 gene encoding secreted RxLR effector protein 161-like: MIAVPYTNAVGSVMYVMILTRPDLAHAISVLSRFMANPGRGDRDKRRSMSSYAFTLCENCISWKSQLQPVVALSTTESEYMAATEAVKEAIWLKGLLTELKVLKQDVTLYSDS; the protein is encoded by the exons ATGATAGCAGTCCCTTATACTAATGCTGTGGGCTCAGTGATGTATGTTATGATTCTAACTAGGCCTGATCTAGCTCATGCTATCAGTGTTTTGAGCAGATTTATGGCAAATCCTGGCCGAG GAGATAGGGACAAGAGAAGATCAATGTCCTCTTATGCATTTACCTTGTGTGAAAACTGCATAAGTTGGAAATCTCAGTTGCAGCCTGTGGTGGCATTGTCAACTACTGAGTCAGAGTATATGGCAGCAACTGAGGCTGTAAAAGAAGCCATTTGGCTTAAAGGGTTACTGACAGAGCTTAAAGTGCTTAAGCAGGACGTCACTTTGTACTCGGATAGTTAA